A single region of the Eremothecium gossypii ATCC 10895 chromosome V, complete sequence genome encodes:
- the PDP3 gene encoding Pdp3p (Syntenic homolog of Saccharomyces cerevisiae YLR455W): MNSKDIRTGDRVLCKVGDFPPWPAVVVPQRFLSKLVYSGKRSKSYVCVAFFNDDSYYWKEPRHLTLLTDKMCTDWMKNSKSKDEALIGAYQQAIEYKRLFDFMKERLVQEEREEILEDVKDIPAGEDPFEPKPTTRRTGSTKSSVSRKRARSVSAPGNSAPLSHTDGLGPAGDTKAAHPILASASSPSFSKTSSLSKRRKLDYDNRVSIAQLLRNKLQRNLVQRNEPPSEKEYKESDRMFRTIINKLSNDPPFFDYKALRVSKLYKLLKVIAQDENLARYHDDCNKILATWAPLIVQIKQEKQMAQQLDTSTTDDISLVSDVKVGEQSSKSLN, translated from the coding sequence ATGAACAGTAAGGACATTAGGACGGGGGATAGAGTACTGTGCAAGGTAGGAGATTTTCCCCCCTGGCCCGCAGTGGTGGTGCCACAGCGGTTCCTGAGCAAGTTGGTGTACTCAGGCAAGAGATCGAAAAGCTATGTGTGCGTAGCGTTTTTCAACGACGATTCATATTACTGGAAGGAGCCGCGACATCTCACGCTATTGACGGACAAGATGTGCACGGATTGGATGAAAAATTCAAAGTCGAAGGACGAGGCGCTGATCGGGGCCTACCAGCAGGCTATTGAATACAAGCGGCTGTTTGATTTCATGAAGGAGCGGTTAGTCCAGGAGGAGCGCGAGGAGATTCTGGAGGACGTGAAGGATATACCTGCTGGCGAGGATCCATTCGAACCAAAACCGACGACTCGACGCACGGGCAGCACCAAGTCATCGGTCTCCAGGAAGCGGGCCAGAAGTGTTTCGGCGCCAGGCAACTCAGCTCCGTTGTCTCATACCGACGGTCTGGGCCCTGCGGGCGACACGAAGGCCGCGCACCCCATATTAGCATCTGCATCGTCACCGTCATTCTCCAAGACCTCGTCTTTGAGCAAACGTAGGAAGCTGGACTACGACAATCGGGTCAGCATAGcacagctgctgcgcaacAAGTTGCAGCGCAATTTGGTACAGAGAAACGAACCTCCATCTGAGAAGGAATACAAGGAGTCTGATAGAATGTTCAGAACGATAATAAACAAGCTTTCTAACGATCCGCCCTTTTTTGACTACAAAGCATTACGCGTTTCTAAGCTTTACAAGTTACTTAAGGTAATTGCGCAGGATGAAAACCTTGCCCGCTATCATGATGATTGTAACAAAATCTTAGCGACTTGGGCACCGCTGATAGTCCAGATCAAGCAGGAGAAGCAGATGGCTCAGCAGCTGGATACTTCCACCACAGACGATATCAGTCTTGTATCCGACGTCAAGGTAGGCGAACAATCTTCAAAGTCACTAAATTAG